Within the Selenomonadales bacterium genome, the region AGAAAACGGATTATATAAAAGTGAGGAATTGCAGTATGTTTCATATGGGAATGACTGAATTGATATTAGTATTGGTCATTGTACTTATCGTGTTTGGACCGAAAAAATTGCCCGAGATCGGCAAATCGCTTGGTAAAAGTTTGAAAGAGTTCAAACAAGAAACAAATAGTGAGAAAAAAGCAGAAGATACGGCTGTTCTTGCTGAAACAAAAAAAGAAGAGAAGCAAGAAGACAACGCAAAATAAGATGGAATGCATCAGCTAAACGGCAATGAAGATTGCCGTTTTTCTGTTTCATACAGGTCAGGCAAGTTGAGTTGCCGAAGGCTGTTCCAGGTAAGTCGAAGCTGTTTTAATAAATAGTAAGGCTGTTCGGATAAGACGAAAAGGGTTTCCAATAAAACGAAGGCCGTTTCGTTCAAGTTGTGTATGAAAAGAATACAAGATACTGCAGGCGGAATCATTACACGAACGATAGATTATGTTAGAAT harbors:
- the tatA gene encoding twin-arginine translocase TatA/TatE family subunit produces the protein MFHMGMTELILVLVIVLIVFGPKKLPEIGKSLGKSLKEFKQETNSEKKAEDTAVLAETKKEEKQEDNAK